Proteins encoded in a region of the Balaenoptera musculus isolate JJ_BM4_2016_0621 chromosome 5, mBalMus1.pri.v3, whole genome shotgun sequence genome:
- the CPLX1 gene encoding complexin-1, protein MEFVMKQALGGATKDMGKMLGGDEEKDPDAAKREEERQEALRQEEAERKAKCARMEAEREAMRQGIRDKYGIKKKEEREAEAQATMEANSEGSLTRPKKAIPPGCGDEPEEEEESILDTVIKYLPGPLQDIFKK, encoded by the exons GGGCCACCAAGGACATGGGGAAGATGCTCGGGGGTGACGAGGAGAAGGACCCCGATGCCGCCAAGAGGGAGGAGGAGCGGCAGGAAGCGCTGCGGCAAGAAGAGGCGGAGCGCAAGGCCAAGTGCGCCAGGATGGAGGCGGAGCGCGAGGCCATGCGCCAGGGCATCCGCGACAAG TACGGCATCAAGAAGAAGGAGGAGCGCGAGGCCGAGGCCCAGGCCACCATGGAGGCCAACTCGGAGGGCAGCCTGACGCGGCCCAAGAAGGCCATCCCGCCGGGCTGCGGGGACGagccggaggaggaggaggagagcatcCTGGACACGGTCATCAAGTACCTGCCCGGGCCGCTGCAGGACATATTCAAGAAGTAA